The proteins below are encoded in one region of Belonocnema kinseyi isolate 2016_QV_RU_SX_M_011 chromosome 3, B_treatae_v1, whole genome shotgun sequence:
- the LOC117169923 gene encoding transient receptor potential channel pyrexia-like has protein sequence MSQKPPPMFIKSKSSPSLEYGRIKETHLFSISNNDSKKRYFSAIHVHGQIKKAASIFTRLQNAFKSAKLSNKNHSEIIITTDRIRYKKEEIDLGAPPPIDDSFFFENLESLRGVEIDGFNILEGIWKTVSVAEMLILTEMENGNVPERDGILFPDSDERFRSIALTWACIRGISQILGRLKASGANINNLYLNGATPVMFAAFSGEITCLEYLVKTGADLHYVSPLYSHCALHSATAGNCPETAKILLDNGGDLNNVSSKPDMLPLLDYAIRIKSEEVAELFIKRGANATYKTSTGQTPLHVACSVQSLKCCELLLQKPEVDVNALDEINRTPLHYAIIATSSNIKIVELLLKHGALVNQIDKKGFSPLHIAALEEQAAIVEILIMNGADVSATTRKGVSALNIILPKVPESFQAFGMKMDSSIMLRHPSFKNREFEMTFDFTCLLPSDERPETSLINTFMQENLTHLLTHPLIEAFLYLKWKRINNFYLLDIFFYTLMLIFMSTYVLTAFAYGCYNSPQGNNTSTNDTSIICHYFGRGLVEFSSYIWLTFVCLMLPRNILSFITARNYKDYLWNIEHILIIIVMMSAFATSFLYEGKTYQWQKYIGAFSILCGWTNLMFMIGQLPGFGTYVAMFTHIQFEFAKLLFAYSGLIIGFTLSFCTIFDRKHPFDNLFTALIKILTMMTGELDLEGLINLSEGSKNGYILVYHPLTIFAQILFSLFAILIVVILMNLLVGIAVHDIKGLLNQASLTKLIRTTKLIVFTELAVHKINLCLSFERLLSSKTDAQIAKHILLVKPLSPLEKRLPGHILNAAYDIARKNSPILDDAHPDYNKKVSFIPKMKKVDIETTFEIWNEKLTSQLEINDEVFQVKEQLRKTRRILEEMVEYS, from the coding sequence ATGTCTCAAAAGCCGCCACCTATGTTCATCAAGTCGAAAAGCTCACCTTCCCTCGAGTATGGTAGAATAAAAGAGACGCACTTGTTCTCTATATCCAATAATGATAGCAAGAAGCgatatttttcagcaattcatGTACATGGTCAAATAAAGAAAGCCGCCTCAATCTTCACCAGATTACAGAATGCTTTCAAATCtgcaaaattatcaaacaaaaatcattcggAAATAATCATTACTACAGACAGGATTCgttataaaaaagaggaaatagatCTTGGAGCACCACCACCTATAGACGATtcctttttcttcgaaaatcttGAATCTTTACGAGGTGTGGAAATTGATGGATTTAACATACTTGAAGGAATATGGAAAACAGTGAGCGTTGCAGAAATGTTAATACTTACAGAAATGGAGAATGGTAATGTACCAGAAAGAGATGGAATTCTCTTCCCAGATTCTGACGAGAGATTTAGAAGTATTGCGTTAACCTGGGCTTGTATTCGTGGAATATCTCAAATTTTAGGCCGCCTAAAAGCCTCGGGGGCAAATATtaataatctttatttaaatgGAGCAACTCCAGTAATGTTTGCTGCTTTTTCTGGAGAAATTACTTGCCTCGAATATCTGGTTAAGACAGGTGCGGATTTGCATTACGTTAGCCCTCTTTATAGTCATTGTGCTTTGCACTCAGCTACAGCTGGAAACTGTCCTGAAACTGCGAAGATTCTTCTGGATAATGGTGGTGACTTGAATAATGTATCAAGTAAGCCAGACATGCTCCCACTTTTAGACTATGCTATTAGGATAAAGTCCGAAGAAGTTGCAGAATTATTCATCAAGCGAGGAGCCAACGCCACATATAAAACCTCCACTGGACAAACTCCCCTTCATGTGGCTTGTAGTGTCCaatctttaaaatgttgtgaACTCTTATTACAAAAGCCAGAAGTTGATGTAAACGCTTTGGATGAAATAAATAGGACTCCACTGCATTACGCTATAATAGCTACTAGCTCGAATATCAAAATAGTAGAACTCTTACTAAAGCATGGTGCGTTGGTTAATCAAATTGACAAAAAGGGATTTTCACCTCTTCATATTGCAGCTTTAGAGGAGCAAGCAGCAATCGTTGAAATTCTCATTATGAACGGTGCGGATGTTAGTGCAACGACAAGAAAAGGAGTATCagctctaaatattattttaccgAAGGTACCGGAATCTTTTCAAGCGTTTGGAATGAAGATGGATTCTTCTATAATGTTGAGACATCCAAGttttaaaaaccgggaatttgagATGACATTCGATTTCACTTGTCTTCTTCCAAGTGATGAAAGACCAGAAACTAGTCTCATTAACACCTTTATGCAGGAGAATCTGACCCATCTTTTAACTCATCCTCTAATCGAGGCATTTCTCTACCTAAAGTGGAAaaggataaacaatttttacctTCTTGATATTTTCTTCTACACGCTCATGTTGATCTTCATGAGTACTTATGTATTAACGGCTTTCGCTTATGGTTGTTACAATTCCCCTCAGGGAAATAATACTAGCACTAATGACACTAGTATAATTTGTCATTACTTCGGCAGAggacttgttgaattttcttcgTACATTTGGTTGACTTTTGTTTGTTTGATGTTACCAAGGAACATTTTAAGCTTCATTACTGCAAGGAACTATAAGGATTACCTCTGGAATATAGAACACATTCTAATAATTATAGTCATGATGAGCGCTTTTGCTACATCTTTCTTGTATGAAGGAAAAACTTATCAATGGCAGAAGTATATCGGTGCTTTCTCTATACTTTGTGGTTGGACAAACTTGATGTTCATGATTGGTCAACTGCCAGGATTTGGTACTTATGTCGCGATGTTTACtcatattcaatttgaatttgcaaAACTTTTGTTTGCCTACTCAGGACTAATAATTGGGTTTACTCTGAGCTTTTGTACAATTTTCGATAGAAAACATCCTTTCGACAATCTGTTTACGGCCTTGATAAAAATACTAACGATGATGACTGGAGAACTTGACCTTGAGGGACTTATAAATCTTTCAGAAGGGAGTAAAAATGGTTATATCCTTGTTTATCATCCATTAACTATTTTTGCGCAAATTCTCTTTAGCCTTTTTGCAATTCTCATTGTAGTAATTTTAATGAACTTGCTGGTTGGTATAGCTGTGCACGACATAAAAGGTTTACTTAATCAGGCAAGTCTTACCAAGCTCATTCGAACGACGAAGCTGATAGTATTCACGGAGTTAGCAGTGCACAAAATAAACCTTTGCTTATCGTTTGAAAGATTACTGTCCAGTAAAACAGATGCTCAAATTGCAAAACATATTCTTTTAGTAAAACCACTAAGTCCACTCGAAAAGAGGCTTCCTGGACACATTCTTAATGCAGCGTATGACATTGCTAGAAAAAATAGTCCAATCTTAGATGATGCACATCCAGATTATAACAAGAAGGTATCTTTTATTCCAAAGATGAAAAAAGTAGATATAGAAACTACTTttgaaatttggaatgaaaaacttACTTCGCAGCTCGAAATCAACGATGAAGTTTTTCAGGTTAAGGAACAGTTACGCAAAACTAGAAGAATTCTGGAAGAAATGGTGGAATATTCGTAG